From Coffea arabica cultivar ET-39 chromosome 2e, Coffea Arabica ET-39 HiFi, whole genome shotgun sequence, the proteins below share one genomic window:
- the LOC113733352 gene encoding calcium-binding protein KIC-like — MENNTNSGITESTEYEDLLPVMAEKLDVDTFVGELCGGFGLLADTTSGLITSASLRNNCALLGMEGLSREDAEAMVKEGDLDGDGALNQTEFCILMVRLSPGMMQDAEAWLDKAIAQELGHASA, encoded by the coding sequence ATGGAAAATAATACCAACTCGGGAATAACGGAGTCAACCGAATATGAAGACTTGTTGCCTGTGATGGCGGAAAAGCTAGACGTGGATACGTTTGTGGGGGAACTTTGTGGAGGGTTCGGGCTTCTGGCAGACACAACAAGCGGCCTGATCACATCGGCCAGCCTGCGCAACAACTGTGCCCTCCTGGGCATGGAAGGACTGAGCAGAGAGGACGCAGAGGCTATGGTGAAAGAAGGAGACCTGGATGGAGATGGAGCCCTCAATCAGACAGAGTTCTGCATCCTCATGGTCAGACTTAGCCCGGGGATGATGCAAGATGCTGAGGCCTGGCTTGACAAGGCAATTGCTCAAGAGCTGGGACACGCCTCCGCTTAG